The proteins below are encoded in one region of Candidatus Zixiibacteriota bacterium:
- a CDS encoding ABC transporter substrate-binding protein, whose amino-acid sequence MKREGWLDVVPLLAAAALFCGGPRAGAADRILIGNVSRTVEQLPNYAATDKGFFAREGIQGDVVLIGSTDTLVQALVAGQIHVAIVDPSAAINAIERGAALKIIGGTVPIAAYTLVGCPKYKTIRQLKGTTISVVSLVSGSTIFLREMLRAEGLELNRDYTILQGGPTTQRLASLKGCNAAATMVLGGDLPRARELGFPEIARLQDYIANLQFHSFIVDSRWAEANSDLTVRYLKAMIRAMQWAHANKEEAAALVTQRTGIPLKYTRATVEEYLTQGIISRDGSINREGFQRLIDLMGERLFRQKPYPPPEKYLDMSYLRRAHRELGFPASR is encoded by the coding sequence ATGAAGCGCGAAGGCTGGCTCGACGTCGTGCCGCTCCTGGCGGCGGCAGCGCTCTTTTGCGGCGGCCCGCGGGCCGGCGCCGCGGATCGAATCCTCATCGGCAACGTATCGCGCACCGTGGAGCAGCTCCCGAACTACGCGGCGACCGACAAAGGGTTCTTCGCCCGGGAAGGAATTCAGGGCGACGTGGTGCTGATCGGATCCACGGATACCCTGGTCCAGGCGCTCGTCGCGGGCCAGATCCATGTCGCGATCGTGGACCCGTCGGCGGCGATCAACGCCATCGAGCGCGGCGCCGCGCTCAAGATCATCGGCGGCACTGTGCCGATCGCGGCCTACACCCTGGTCGGTTGTCCGAAATACAAAACGATCAGGCAGCTTAAAGGGACGACCATCAGCGTCGTGAGCCTGGTTTCCGGGAGCACCATTTTCCTCAGGGAGATGCTCCGGGCGGAAGGTCTGGAGCTCAATCGCGACTACACGATCCTCCAGGGCGGTCCCACCACGCAGCGGCTCGCCAGCCTCAAAGGCTGCAACGCCGCCGCGACGATGGTCCTCGGTGGCGATCTGCCGCGAGCGCGCGAGCTCGGCTTCCCCGAGATTGCGCGGCTGCAGGACTACATCGCCAACCTTCAGTTCCACAGCTTCATCGTGGACAGCCGGTGGGCGGAGGCCAACAGCGATCTCACCGTGCGGTATCTGAAGGCGATGATCCGCGCCATGCAGTGGGCTCACGCGAACAAGGAAGAGGCCGCGGCGCTGGTTACGCAGCGAACCGGAATCCCCCTCAAATATACCCGAGCCACGGTCGAGGAGTATCTGACCCAGGGAATCATCAGCCGCGACGGCTCGATCAACCGGGAAGGGTTTCAACGGTTGATCGATCTCATGGGAGAGCGCCTGTTCAGGCAGAAGCCCTATCCGCCGCCGGAGAAATATCTCGACATGAGCTATCTCCGGCGCGCTCACAGGGAGCTGGGCTTTCCGGCGAGTCGGTAG
- a CDS encoding MmgE/PrpD family protein: MDVTGKIARFAAEARYENIPARAVETAKIAVMDCVGVALAGSREPSARICAELARFDREESTVIGQHFRSGAIQAALVNGTAAHALDFDHSFALMGQPTAPLIPAILALGEATGASGRRIVEAYAAGFETVAKLALSLREGTESGWHAPGGLGSLGAAVACARLLDLDAPRIATAVGIAASMAGGLVCNFGTMTKPLHAGLGARNGVMAAKLAQSGFTANDRAIEAKLGFYRVLYAGVNADGAPIDELGRKYELVESGLRIKPYPCGGLTHPAIDALLELRARHGLAAAEIEAIEVGVTRYTFERIAFGVPETGLQGKFSMPYVLARAIIDGGVFLDAFTDEAVRDPDVLRLAERIRMTHDRELRATSPGGRPCRVSVRLRDGRTLAQSVEHARGSREAPMSTAELERKFMDCARRVIDEDAARRALECIDHLETMEDIRPFCSLLRG, from the coding sequence ATGGACGTCACCGGGAAGATCGCCCGTTTTGCCGCGGAGGCGCGGTACGAGAACATTCCGGCGCGAGCGGTCGAGACGGCGAAGATTGCGGTTATGGACTGCGTGGGGGTGGCGCTCGCCGGGAGCCGCGAGCCGAGCGCCAGGATCTGCGCCGAGCTCGCGCGCTTCGATCGTGAGGAGTCCACGGTCATCGGGCAGCACTTTCGCTCCGGGGCAATCCAGGCGGCTCTTGTCAACGGCACGGCGGCGCACGCGCTCGATTTCGATCACAGCTTTGCGCTGATGGGCCAGCCGACCGCACCGCTGATTCCGGCGATCCTCGCTCTCGGAGAAGCGACGGGGGCGTCGGGCCGGCGCATCGTGGAAGCTTACGCGGCCGGGTTCGAAACCGTCGCCAAGCTGGCGCTCTCGCTCCGCGAGGGAACCGAAAGCGGATGGCACGCGCCGGGCGGCCTGGGGTCGCTGGGAGCAGCCGTGGCGTGCGCCAGGCTCCTCGATCTCGACGCCCCGCGGATCGCGACCGCCGTCGGCATCGCGGCCTCGATGGCGGGCGGGCTCGTTTGCAACTTCGGGACGATGACCAAGCCGCTGCACGCCGGACTGGGGGCGCGTAACGGGGTGATGGCCGCAAAACTGGCGCAGAGCGGATTTACCGCCAACGATCGGGCGATCGAGGCGAAGCTCGGTTTTTATCGGGTGCTCTATGCCGGCGTGAACGCCGACGGCGCGCCGATCGACGAGCTGGGACGGAAGTACGAGCTGGTCGAAAGCGGCTTGAGAATCAAGCCCTATCCCTGCGGCGGCCTGACGCATCCGGCGATCGACGCGCTGCTCGAGCTCAGGGCGCGCCACGGTCTGGCCGCCGCCGAGATCGAGGCGATCGAGGTCGGCGTGACCCGGTACACCTTCGAGCGGATCGCCTTTGGCGTTCCCGAAACCGGCCTTCAAGGAAAGTTCTCGATGCCATATGTGCTTGCGCGCGCAATCATCGACGGCGGGGTTTTCCTGGATGCGTTTACCGACGAGGCCGTGAGGGATCCCGACGTTCTGCGGCTGGCCGAGCGGATCCGGATGACGCACGATCGGGAGCTCAGGGCGACCTCGCCCGGCGGCCGCCCTTGCCGGGTTTCGGTGCGGCTGCGCGACGGACGGACGCTGGCGCAGTCGGTCGAGCACGCGCGCGGCAGCCGGGAGGCGCCGATGTCGACCGCCGAGCTCGAAAGGAAGTTCATGGACTGCGCCCGACGGGTGATCGACGAGGACGCGGCCCGCCGCGCTCTGGAGTGCATCGATCATCTGGAAACGATGGAAGATATCCGGCCGTTCTGTTCTCTTTTGCGGGGATAG
- a CDS encoding MFS transporter has protein sequence MSLASSALSLVRSLRVLGAERAWLLGVLTAGHFVIHWFQQSLPVILPTLKADLGLSHVEVGALSSAQQMVAGLGQLPLGIAADSLVRHRAAILALSLASMGTAYFLLGAGWFFAALVGSGLVGLGTALWHPAAAGVLSNRFPERRGTALSIHGTGATLSDTITPFCVGFLLASFSWRGLTQAQLVPGLLFGFLLWRALTTALGDGGPAPASASGQLRDVARLLRDAAFLGVSAATGLLQMGRLVVLTFFPIYLQEHLGYTSVGVGGFVALLHVMGIVSQPVLGLLSDRFGRKAVLVPSCLALGLFFALLAAAPAGAALALVVLVTGVFFYTIFNIMNAAVMDVAGSNIQSSTYGLTFLITQLAVIPTPMLTGYLIGAWGIRSAFVLAGIFLLVGAAVIAPLKLYGGTRAQQPASARK, from the coding sequence ATGTCCCTCGCGAGCAGCGCTCTGTCTCTGGTTCGCTCCCTTCGGGTGCTGGGCGCCGAGCGCGCCTGGCTTCTCGGCGTGCTCACGGCCGGCCATTTCGTGATCCACTGGTTCCAGCAGTCCCTCCCGGTGATCCTGCCGACGCTTAAGGCGGATCTGGGGCTCAGCCACGTGGAGGTCGGCGCGCTCAGCTCGGCGCAGCAGATGGTTGCGGGTCTCGGACAGCTGCCGCTCGGAATCGCGGCCGACTCGCTGGTTCGCCATCGGGCGGCGATTCTGGCGCTGTCGCTGGCGTCGATGGGGACCGCTTATTTCCTCCTCGGCGCCGGTTGGTTTTTCGCGGCGCTCGTCGGCTCGGGCCTGGTCGGCCTGGGAACGGCGCTCTGGCATCCGGCCGCCGCGGGGGTGCTCTCGAACCGGTTTCCGGAGAGGCGCGGCACCGCGCTCTCGATCCACGGAACGGGCGCGACCCTGAGCGATACGATCACGCCATTTTGCGTGGGTTTCCTTCTCGCGAGCTTTTCCTGGAGAGGCCTCACACAGGCGCAGCTCGTCCCGGGCCTACTGTTCGGGTTCCTGCTCTGGCGCGCTCTGACGACCGCGCTCGGAGACGGAGGTCCCGCCCCGGCGAGCGCCTCCGGGCAACTGCGCGACGTGGCGCGACTGCTCAGGGACGCCGCGTTTCTGGGGGTCTCGGCGGCGACCGGGCTCTTGCAGATGGGGCGGCTGGTGGTTCTCACCTTCTTTCCCATCTACCTGCAGGAGCATCTGGGATACACCTCGGTCGGCGTCGGCGGGTTCGTCGCCTTGCTGCACGTCATGGGAATCGTCTCGCAGCCCGTTCTGGGGCTGCTTTCGGACCGTTTCGGCCGCAAGGCCGTGCTCGTGCCTTCGTGCCTGGCGCTCGGTTTGTTCTTCGCGCTGCTCGCCGCCGCGCCCGCGGGCGCGGCGCTCGCGCTCGTGGTTCTGGTAACCGGCGTCTTTTTCTACACGATCTTCAACATCATGAACGCGGCGGTGATGGACGTCGCCGGCTCGAACATCCAGTCGTCCACATACGGTCTTACTTTTCTGATCACGCAGCTCGCCGTGATCCCGACGCCGATGCTGACCGGCTACCTGATCGGCGCGTGGGGGATCCGGTCGGCTTTCGTGCTCGCGGGAATCTTCCTGCTGGTCGGTGCCGCCGTGATCGCGCCGCTGAAGCTGTACGGCGGGACCCGAGCGCAACAGCCGGCAAGCGCCCGCAAATAA
- a CDS encoding MFS transporter: MEGVLRRDRWLLSICVGRVFAYSNFMVYAACLPILRERWQMSATEAGTISSGFMVGYTISLVAFSWLAERVGARRVFVLSAFATAAGAVAFGFFARGYASALLLYTLSAMTQGGNYTPAIMIMAERYRADRRGRAVGWLIASTSAGYAFSLATSGLLLALGDYTLAFVGTGLLPSLGALILWRALRDVPNRVHRPPRHGETAAALLGNVRARQLVAAYTCHCWELLGMWSWAPAFLAASLTLSGTASAKAAEAASYLVAAMHLVGALAASTMGHLSDLWGRGAVLLLLAAAGTVVSLGIGWLVGGPPFMMIALILVYGFVTIGDSPVLSTALTEAVAPAHLGSALAIRSLLGFGAGAVAPTAFGLALDAADLAGFGPPAAWGSAFAVLAIGGAGAAWNAWRFAREPRCATGNPVRP; encoded by the coding sequence ATGGAAGGGGTCCTGCGCCGGGATCGCTGGCTGTTGTCGATCTGCGTCGGACGCGTTTTCGCCTACTCCAACTTCATGGTGTACGCGGCGTGCCTCCCGATTCTCAGAGAGCGATGGCAAATGTCCGCGACCGAAGCCGGCACCATCTCCTCGGGCTTCATGGTCGGCTACACGATCTCGCTCGTGGCTTTCTCGTGGCTGGCGGAGCGCGTCGGAGCGCGGCGTGTCTTCGTGCTCTCGGCGTTCGCGACCGCCGCGGGTGCGGTCGCGTTTGGCTTCTTCGCGCGAGGCTACGCGTCGGCGCTGCTCCTCTACACGCTCTCCGCCATGACGCAGGGCGGCAACTACACTCCCGCGATCATGATCATGGCTGAGCGCTATCGGGCCGACCGCCGCGGGCGCGCCGTCGGGTGGTTGATCGCGAGCACGTCGGCCGGATACGCGTTCTCGCTGGCGACCTCGGGCCTCTTGCTCGCGCTCGGCGACTATACGCTGGCCTTCGTCGGTACCGGCCTGCTCCCGAGCCTCGGCGCGCTCATCCTGTGGCGCGCGTTGCGGGACGTGCCCAATAGAGTCCATCGGCCGCCGAGGCATGGCGAAACCGCGGCAGCGCTCTTGGGCAACGTTCGAGCCCGGCAGCTCGTCGCCGCCTACACCTGCCATTGCTGGGAGCTGCTCGGCATGTGGTCGTGGGCGCCCGCTTTTCTCGCTGCGAGCCTGACGCTTTCCGGAACCGCTTCCGCGAAGGCGGCCGAGGCGGCTTCGTATCTCGTCGCCGCCATGCATCTCGTCGGGGCGCTCGCCGCATCGACCATGGGCCATCTCTCCGATCTCTGGGGTCGGGGAGCGGTCTTGCTGCTCCTCGCCGCGGCGGGCACCGTGGTGTCCCTGGGAATCGGCTGGCTCGTGGGGGGACCGCCTTTCATGATGATCGCGCTCATTCTCGTTTACGGTTTCGTCACAATCGGCGATTCGCCCGTGCTGTCCACGGCCCTGACCGAGGCGGTGGCTCCGGCTCATCTCGGCTCGGCGCTCGCAATCCGCTCGCTGCTCGGCTTCGGGGCCGGGGCGGTTGCGCCGACCGCCTTCGGACTGGCGCTCGACGCGGCGGATCTTGCCGGTTTCGGGCCTCCGGCGGCCTGGGGCTCCGCATTTGCGGTGCTGGCGATCGGCGGGGCGGGAGCCGCCTGGAACGCCTGGCGGTTTGCGCGCGAGCCGCGATGCGCGACAGGGAATCCAGTGAGGCCGTAA
- a CDS encoding putative quinol monooxygenase: protein MLILQVTIEVKPEHVEEFLEAARYDAEHSEKDEPGCLRFDVIRDRENPNRFYFYEVYRDEAALEAHRRSPHFKHYQERTRSWLAASPERRFGTNVVPPDTAWR, encoded by the coding sequence ATGCTGATATTGCAGGTGACGATCGAGGTCAAGCCGGAGCATGTCGAGGAGTTCCTGGAGGCGGCCCGCTATGATGCGGAGCATTCGGAAAAGGACGAGCCCGGCTGCCTGCGCTTCGACGTGATCCGCGACCGCGAGAACCCGAACCGTTTTTATTTCTACGAGGTCTACCGCGACGAGGCCGCCCTGGAAGCGCATCGCCGGAGTCCGCACTTCAAGCACTATCAGGAAAGAACGCGCTCCTGGCTCGCCGCTTCGCCGGAGCGCCGCTTCGGCACCAACGTGGTGCCGCCGGACACGGCCTGGCGCTAA
- a CDS encoding ABC transporter substrate-binding protein, protein MAILDSLRAELAPTGTLRAGINYGNPVLARRDPRSGELSGIAVVLARELARRAELPLKLVGYESAGKMFAAFKQGAWDIAFLALDAERANEIDFTAPYLEIEGAYLVPAGSPLRAPADVDRDGTRIAVSAGSAYDLFLTRSLKHAVLVRAPTPDAAFALAVAREVDAVAGVRQHLLDNAPKLPGSRVLDGRFMAIEQALGLPKGRPQARDYLCEFVEEMKACGLIARAIEEAGLRGVTVAPKAR, encoded by the coding sequence TTGGCGATCCTGGATTCCTTGCGCGCCGAGCTGGCGCCGACCGGCACCTTGCGCGCAGGCATCAACTACGGCAACCCGGTGCTCGCCCGCAGAGACCCGCGCAGCGGCGAGCTGAGCGGCATCGCGGTCGTGCTCGCGCGTGAGCTCGCCCGCCGCGCCGAGCTGCCGCTTAAGCTCGTCGGCTACGAATCCGCGGGAAAGATGTTCGCGGCCTTCAAGCAAGGCGCCTGGGATATCGCTTTTCTCGCGCTCGACGCCGAGCGGGCGAACGAGATCGATTTCACGGCGCCTTACCTGGAGATCGAGGGCGCCTACCTCGTGCCGGCGGGATCGCCGCTTCGAGCGCCAGCCGACGTCGACCGCGACGGCACGCGGATCGCCGTCTCGGCGGGGAGCGCCTACGATCTGTTTCTTACCCGCAGCCTGAAGCACGCCGTCCTGGTGCGAGCGCCCACCCCCGACGCCGCCTTTGCGCTCGCCGTCGCCCGAGAGGTCGACGCGGTGGCGGGCGTGAGACAGCATCTCCTTGACAATGCACCGAAGCTCCCCGGAAGCCGCGTGCTCGACGGCCGTTTCATGGCGATCGAGCAGGCGCTGGGCCTGCCGAAGGGGCGGCCGCAGGCCAGGGACTACCTTTGCGAGTTCGTCGAGGAGATGAAAGCTTGCGGGCTGATCGCGCGCGCGATCGAGGAGGCGGGGCTCCGCGGCGTCACGGTGGCGCCGAAGGCGCGGTAG
- a CDS encoding VOC family protein, with protein MGFDEPEGVVHWIDHHVVGTNDMAAWSDWAVNATGLLRRPIGGLTTAARKRNAPIMCFLWWEGGSCRIGAFLQPEVFPPSGGLGRDLPRCAFYIRPEDIDAHVRRLDRHRIPHTDPVRTAAEGEEGVAVYFEDPDGNQYEFWAPDIMPPGAMEIATPEKVGRISHVVFGSRDLSRTAAFFERYCGLRPSRGAAIAEGTLVLRLQAGARLVYRLVDRVDERVAGHGPWWDMHTALTVREEDYMPNYRRMWEGLPEEEDAKEALRQSIEEQDALPARTGLHRSPVGYRWKQIYRRGDEFYDWDGHAFHFYGGIPLTKDGSLALYRGKEQEEYLEELAGFVKEQDRP; from the coding sequence ATGGGATTCGACGAACCTGAGGGAGTCGTTCACTGGATCGACCACCATGTCGTGGGAACCAACGACATGGCCGCCTGGTCCGACTGGGCGGTGAATGCGACCGGGCTCTTGCGCCGCCCGATCGGCGGCCTCACTACGGCGGCGCGAAAGAGGAATGCCCCGATCATGTGTTTCCTCTGGTGGGAGGGCGGCTCCTGCCGCATCGGCGCGTTTCTGCAGCCCGAGGTCTTTCCCCCGAGCGGAGGTCTCGGCAGGGACCTGCCCCGGTGCGCGTTTTACATCCGGCCCGAAGACATCGACGCGCACGTTCGGCGGCTCGACCGCCACCGCATTCCCCACACCGACCCGGTCCGCACCGCGGCCGAAGGAGAAGAAGGCGTCGCCGTCTACTTCGAGGATCCCGACGGCAACCAGTACGAGTTCTGGGCGCCGGACATCATGCCCCCGGGCGCGATGGAAATCGCCACGCCGGAGAAGGTCGGCCGCATCAGCCACGTGGTGTTCGGCTCGCGCGACCTGAGCCGAACCGCGGCTTTCTTCGAGAGGTACTGCGGCCTGCGGCCCTCCCGCGGCGCGGCGATCGCCGAGGGCACGCTGGTCTTGCGGTTACAGGCGGGCGCCCGGCTCGTCTACCGGCTCGTCGACCGGGTCGACGAGCGGGTGGCGGGGCACGGACCGTGGTGGGACATGCACACCGCCTTGACGGTCCGCGAAGAGGACTACATGCCGAATTACCGGCGGATGTGGGAAGGGCTTCCCGAGGAAGAAGACGCCAAGGAAGCGCTGCGGCAGTCGATCGAGGAGCAGGATGCTCTCCCGGCGCGAACCGGCCTGCATCGGAGCCCTGTGGGCTACCGCTGGAAGCAGATTTACCGGCGCGGCGACGAGTTCTACGACTGGGACGGCCACGCCTTCCATTTTTATGGCGGCATCCCGCTGACGAAGGACGGCTCGCTCGCTCTGTACCGCGGCAAGGAGCAGGAAGAGTATCTGGAGGAGCTCGCCGGATTCGTGAAAGAACAGGACCGGCCGTGA
- a CDS encoding tripartite tricarboxylate transporter TctB family protein produces MARGMERLLFTSLVGLVIFGALWIAADWPLRASIVILLLGGVGTVLAAVQWATDFKSLGEERSSPARPTFDTAAIEHSGPWGTLEIWAWLWGLFAAIHVVGFPVALPLFVLAYVKFYGGGWTTACSMAVATWGFLYGIFEKVLHVPWPPALLGSWL; encoded by the coding sequence ATGGCTCGCGGGATGGAACGACTGCTCTTTACTTCGCTCGTGGGACTGGTCATTTTCGGCGCACTTTGGATCGCCGCAGACTGGCCGCTCCGCGCCTCGATCGTCATACTGCTGCTGGGCGGAGTCGGGACGGTGCTGGCGGCGGTGCAGTGGGCGACCGATTTCAAATCCCTGGGCGAGGAGCGTTCCAGCCCGGCACGGCCGACCTTCGACACCGCTGCAATCGAGCACTCGGGACCGTGGGGCACCCTGGAGATCTGGGCCTGGCTCTGGGGGCTTTTCGCCGCGATTCACGTGGTCGGGTTCCCCGTGGCGCTGCCGCTGTTCGTTCTTGCCTACGTGAAGTTTTACGGCGGCGGGTGGACCACGGCCTGCTCAATGGCGGTGGCGACGTGGGGTTTCCTCTACGGGATCTTCGAGAAGGTGCTGCACGTTCCCTGGCCTCCGGCGTTGCTGGGGTCCTGGTTGTAG